The following nucleotide sequence is from Arvicola amphibius chromosome 1, mArvAmp1.2, whole genome shotgun sequence.
TTTGGCAGGCATGTTTTCTGATGAATTGCTCGTTAATATCTTTCAGAACTTTATCATGAGTAGCCACTGGAGTGTCATCTCTCCCcaagccattattattattagcacaAGAATTATGGGCCCTAACAGCACTAATGTGTCTTTGACTTCTGCTCTATTATAGACCCATTTCTTTTGTACTTGACACATACCTGGGTACTTAATAACTTAATAGGTCTATAAATGGATATGTGTAAGCTACTCACTAGGTGTACCTGGCTTACATAGGGCAATATAGAAGTATCATATCGGCCATGGCCTTGTGACCAGATAGTAGTATTCAACAATCAGGCCTCAAGAATTCTAATCAAAAGTTGGCTCCACATAGGCCCCTCTCTGTAACTTGCTGGAGCAGAAAGGCGAACATTTGAAGCTTCTTGGCAAGTTCTTCACAGCAGGTTAGGCTGTTGTCCTGCTTGGAGAACAATGGCAATAGAGTGGAGAGGGCTGTAGTTGCTGGCGCCATACATGGTGTTCTGAGCATTCACTTCATGCGCAAGGGCCTCTCTCCTTTTTGACTCTGTCACCAAAATCCAACAGGTGATCTGGACTGAGTGGAGCCCAGACTGaggctgagctctgggtttgCCTGATGCGTGTggtctcttcttccctccctgtgCCAGGCCACGTGCTGTACGCCGACATCAAGATGGAGAACGGAAAGTCCAAGGGGTGCGGTGTGGTTAAGTTTGAATCTCCAGAGGTGGCTGAGAGAGCCTGCCGGATGATGAATGGCATGAAGCTGAGTGGTCGAGAGATTGATGTTCGAATCGATAGAAATGCTTAAGCAGTTGCCTTTTTTAAACATCAATACCAGACCtctgaatttgtattttttcttgttaACCATTTTAATTTGTTGGCTGGATGtataaagatgtttaaaaaattcAGTTGCTTTTTGGGGTGAtctgaattaatattttaatgattgGGGTTCCATTTGACTGTTTGCATTGAGATTGCAATGTGCGCAATTTTTTTTGTAGTTGTGGCATCTTGTTGACATCAAATATGACTTTGATAATAAATACCAGTTCCTGAAAGTGgcttgctttttttgtgtgtatatgttgtagAGGTGGCCATCTGAGTTCTGCAAGACTGGGGCAGCTGGTACTTCTTCCTTCCTGGGAGCTGTGTCCTCCAGGGATCTCACCCAGTTGCTGTTGTCTGTGGACCCCACTGTTTGGAGAGCAGACCCTAGTTATAGTAGGAACACTAGTACAGATCCAGGATCTTCTCCGGAGTGATAATAACAATCCTGAAAATCATCCTGTGGCTTTATTCTGTGAGTCCCAGACATTGGGTGAAGCTCACTTCAATTTGGCTTTTCTTTGTTCAAGACCACTAAGAATGTCACTATTTGGGAAATACTTCATGCTGATGTCCTGTTAGGCAGGAGTTCCAGTGAAGGACTGTTATAGACTCACTTGGCAACGCAAATGCCTGAAGCCCACAAGGAATTTTGGGACAGAGCTACTGGTCATCTAGGATATGTATGTGTGCGTCTTCAGCAGCGCCTTTCCTATTGGGTGGgcaattgatttttcttttgtttcacctTTGGTCCCTTACATGTgcctgtgttctgctgtgtgttCTAGTCAGAAAGAAGAGGACAAGAAACAAGGATGTTTTAACAAGGTTTTATGTGGGCATATTGGGTATTGCCAGGCTAGGATCCAGGGCTCCTGGGTGAGCAGtggctgggctggtggttctggaacccacctgtctgtctgccttaCTGTCCCTGAGGAAATGGTTGGTTGTCCAGAGGGTCTGCAAAGAAAGATGAATTCAAGTGATCCTGTGCCACAGAGGCGTGATAACAAGTATCCCCATGGGAGTCACTGTACATACCCCCAAAGCTGACATCATCGTATACTTCTGTTTCCCTGGCAGAGAGCACAATATTGTCAATAGGAGCCAACCTTGGTGTTCCCCATTCCACCCAGGCAGGACCAGTACTTACAAGGGCAACAGTGCAGTTCTGGGTACATAGCCATCTGCAGGAGAGAGCAGACAGAATGGATTCTCAACCTTAGCACTCTCACTCCTTTCCCTAGATGTGGGCCAAACACACTTACACTTGCCCTTAGGGTCCCGGCACAGCATCTCATCCTTGTTAGTAAACTCGATCACCTCCAGGATTTCTCCACGGCGGATACCCAGGTGCTTGCCACCCCCACGCCGGGTCTTGGCATTGGGGTCAATCATCATCTTTGTTTGAATCACAATCTCACCTTCAAACTTGGGGAACATCATGTTAACATGTTAAGACTTTCTGTATTCTTGGTTTTTTCCCCAGGATGGAAATCGTGGGCCTTGGGTACCAGTCATCCCAGGACTCATTCTTCACTCCATGTTCTCACCTTGAACTTCTTTCTAAACTCTCTCTcagctttctctgccttcctgatcTGTTTCAGCAGCTTGAGGTCTGTGGGTGGCAGCTGCTGTAGTTGAGTAGCGTTCTTCCTAGAAGACCCAGACATTGGAGTACTTATGATTAAGAAGTATCCTCTATTAGAGTCCCAGATCTCAGCCCAAATCACCCCATTTGCCCCATGTACCTGAGCTCTGCATCCTGCTGAGGCCATCTGGTGGCTTGCTGGGTAGACGGCACTCCATCTGAGGGCATTGGACAGAGTCAGGACAAAGGTCCCTAGCTCTTTCTCTACCCTAGTGACTTGATGGGTTGTGTTTGCTCTCTGGATCCTCAGGGCTTCCCTGAATTGACCACTCTACTCCTGTACTTTTCTCAGGGTTTATCAGTCCTTGTGGGTAAGGTAAGGTTCATTTTGGTGAGGAAAATAAAGGCTGAGAAGTTGTCTAAAATTGTAGAGATGGGATGGATTTGTAGGCCtttgtgtttggattttttgttctcactatatagtccaggctgtcctagatctatctgcctctgtccttTCAGATGATAGCCCACAGAGGGGTGTATGTGTCATACTGAGTCAGTGCAGAGCTTGATTTCTACTCTGTAGGCAGAGATCTGGGTCCTGCTCAGAACCTGTACTGCACCTGCTTTTCTCAtgacctgcctcagccttgagtGGTCTCATAGCtaggagctggagttaacaggtaTACTATGACAATACTGGGCTCTCTGGTTCTGGGTTATCCTGCAGCTTGTTCTGAGCAGGGCTGAACCCTGCCCCTCCAGGTGAGTTCCCAATTGACAAAAGATGTAGGGGGGCTATGTTTCAAAGGAACCAAAGAATAGGTGGTCCCTAGGCCACTCTGGTACTAGAAAGATCACTCTGAAATACTCAAAACAGACTTTGAGAGGCTCTGTGCTACAGGAAGGCTCACACATTGCACTGAAAGGAGAAATTCAGGGGTCTGATATTTGATCATGACCTTGAACAGTGACCCTTCCCCAACTATAGAGCTTCCCCTccacagaagcaaacaaaaagggCCCAGAAAGGAGCAAGGGCTGGAGAATTTGAAAGCATCTGGCTTTGTATCAGGACCTCCAGCTGGAACAGTGAGAGCAAGCACATCCCAAGGCCAAAGACCCTCCTAGGAGCCCTAGTAAGCTAGTAAAACAGGAAATAGCTGGGAGGGGGGGTTGGGTGGGCGCTTAGCTGGAATCCCCACAGCTCTAAATCAATTGGCTGGGCCTAGTCTCGGATCCTTGAACTTCTTCATTGGCAATGGGGTAACTCCCTTGGCTACAAAATCATCAAAGCTCGTTCATAAAACCCCATGCTGTTGCCATGGAGACACCGATCGTGGAGCCCCTCAGACTGACTTAGAAGAAAGGAGAACCTGCTGCTGCGAGTATATATCTTGCTGGGACATTCTCTTGGGATGAACTGCAAGGAACCTGGTGGGTGccatttgctttggttttgtttgcagGGTCTCATCCAGGCTCGTCTTGGTTGCTGCGTAGCCAAGGCAGATCATCCTGCTGCCTaaatgctggagttacagttgtacATTGTAATTAACCTTGCCCAGCTTTGGAACCTGATGCTTTCCTTATCCATGATCCTGCCATGACTCCTGCACGAGTGCTAGGTTATATGAAAGGAGCATGCCACTCATTCCCTGCTTGATAACGCCATCTTGTCTAGTTTGCCAACTATGGTTTCTGCAATTCTTTCATTGTTGTCCAGGCCTCTTGTCACATGCTTCTACCTACAGAAAGCCTGGCTCCTTGGGTGCCTCTGGGCATCCCCTTCATTACCATCTGGCCCACCAGCATCCAGTCTGGTCTGGATCACTTTATGTGTTCTTAAACTTGGATCATGCAAGCATGCCTTTGTAACTAATGTTTCATGGGTACCCAAGCCAACCACCTAGACCACCTACAAACCTCTGCCTCTGGGGCTGAGACTAGAGTCACTTGTGGCTTCCACAGCATCATACAGCTCATAGATTTCGTCCGGGTTCCTGCAGGGATACCTGAGATGAGGGCCTTCTTTAGCCTTATACCCATGCCTGGCCCCTTTCTCCCAAAACTCACTGCATGGTCTGTTGAGGTTGGGCTGGGAAGTGGGTCCCAGAAGAGCCAGTCTTCAGTACAGCTGTGGAAGAGAGAGAACGGGAAGGAAGTGGCTCTACCCAGAGATTTCCCCCTCCTCTGCCTGAACCACCTACTCTAACTCACCTGTGGCCGTTGCTGAGGCTCTCCGGAAGCTTTGGATATTGATGGGGACAGGTGGTAATGGGGGCTTGGCTGGAGGAGATCCCAGGCTGCTGGCTGAAGGCAAAGGCCTTCGCTGGGGTGGGTGCTGTACTTGGAAGTCTTCTGATCTCCAATTGGGTATCCCAGAGACTCCATACCCAGGGCTGAGGGGGAACTGGGGGCTGGAACCCTCAAAGGCAGAGGGCAGGGAGCACTCTGAACCAGGAAGTTTAGGCTTTCTGGGCAGACCCTTGGGAAAGTCAGGCTGGAAGAACTTGCCATGTTGAGGCTGCAGAAACTTCCTGGGGAGCGAGCTGAACTCAGGCTCCGAGGATGTTCTAGGGAGATGACCCAGTTCCTGCTCCGAGGGCTTCTTAGGAAGCACTTTGGGGGCTGGCTGCTGAGGCTTCTTGGGAAATTTGCAGACTTCGGGCTCCGAGGATGTCCTGGTAAGGTCACTTAGCTGGAGCTGTGGATGCTTCTTGGGCAATGCATGGAAGTCCGGCTGCAGGGAGTAAGATGGGGGATTACATGACTCAGGCTTCCAGGAGGGTGTCTGGGGGACCTCATAGGACATGGGCTGCTGTGGAGACTGTGTGCAACCAGTGGCCTGAAGAGATGGAGATTTCTTGAAATTCTCATTGAGCTCAGACTGCAGGGACTTCTTGGGAAAGGTACTGATGTCAGGCTCTGGCAAGTGGGGGTAAAACTCACTGGACCCAGGCTTGGATGTCTGAGGAACTTCGCTGGACTCTACCTGTGTCAGGGACTTCCTAGAGGAACCAACAGCCTGAGGCTGCAGTGGCTTCTTGGGAAAAGTACTGGACTCGAATGGCAAGGACTTCAGAGGGGCCTCACTGGATTCAGGCTGCCAGAACTTCTTGGGAAATGTAGGTTTGAGCTCTACTGGGGGCCTGGCAGGATTGCTGAGCTCAGATATCAGGGGCTTCTGGGTAGATATACTAGGCTCCTGGGGTGCCTCAAGCTGTGGAGACTTCTTGGGGAGTTCACCAAACTCGAGTTTGGGAAGCTTCTTGGGGAGATTAGTAAACTCAGGCTGTGAGGGCTTAGGGAGGCTGGCAAACTGGGGCTGTGGGGGCTTCTTGGAATCTGTGAACTCATCCTGTGAGGGCTTCTTGAGACCAGTGAACTCTGGATATAGAGGCTTCCTTGGGAAATCTTTGAACTCAGGCTGTGGTGACTTTCTGAGACCCTCTGACTGTGAGGCCTTCTTGGGGATGTCCGCAAACTGCAGCTGCAGGGGTTTCAAGGacactgtgctgagctcagactgTGAGGCCTTCCTGGGCTGCTCACTTAACTCAGTCTGTGGAAACTTCTTCAGGAGTTTGTTGAACTCAGGCTTTATGGGTTTTCTGGATGGTTCTCCAGGCTCTTGAGAGGCCTGGAACTTAGCTTGGAGGTTTCGGAAGTCCTGATTGCTTCCCTAAGAAGACAGATTATTCAGGAAGAGTCTCATACAAGAAAGCAGATGGAGAAACAACTAGGTACCTACAGATACAGTTGGTCATAGACATACAAACCCATCACACTCCATTTCCCTTTGGCTCCCATTCTACTGTTGTTTCTTCCTCAACCTTAGCTCTACCTCAGCCAGCTTCTCTTTTTGGGTAGGAACTATTCCTCAGGTTCCTGGAAGCCACACACCCCTGACCCCTCCACCTAAACTGGGTCTAACCTCATCTCTTAACAGGACCTAGCTCCTGATGCCTCTACTAGCCCATGACCCCCACACGGTACTTCCAGTCAGTGAAGTACTTCCCAATATCTTCAACCTTTGCGCCTTCTGCTCCCATTTGGTTCCCTCTTTGCCCCTTGCCTTACCACCAGGTTCTCCCCAGCCTGTTTTGTTCCGATTTCAAAATACATCCGGAATCCAACCACTTCTCACTGCCACCCCAGCTAGAGGAACTATCCCCATAGCCCTGAATACTGTGATGGACTCATCCCAGACAGGCCTGCTGAATCTCTCCATTCCCAACctctcagttttcatttttcaaggGAAAGCAAAAACTTCCTCCCCATCTCATAGCTTCTATCATGTTTGTAATGCATACATCTCAATACACGGgtctgtcctcttcttcctccatgtcttTGCGACAATGCTCCTTTGGAGACAATCCTATTTTAATCAGTTTCCCTTGCCCAGTTGTCCACCTTCGCTGCCCTTCCTAACTGTTCTCTTTATATCTCCCATCACCTATCACATTTTTTATATTAGTTCTGCTGCAATGTCTTTATACCAGGTTGTTTTGGGGGTTTGTATTTTTGTAGTGTTGGGGATGGAGCCCAGTACTTTGCTAAGCAAGCTCTGTGGCATTGAGCCACACCACATCACTGACTAgcgtttttgtcttgtttgtttgtttattgaggcaGTGTCTagtatatcccaggctggcctcaaacttgctatgtagctgaggagaaTAAACTCCttatcctcctacctccacctcccacatgctgggacaCCCAGTTTGACTAAACTGTTACAAGTTCTATTTGGGAAGCTaaagagattgctcagtaggCAAAGTACTTGTCATGAAagtctgactacctgagttctATCCTCAGTACCCATACATAAAAAAGCCAGGAGCAGCACTTTGAGAGGCCTTGAGAGAAGATCCtctagggcttgctggctagctggGCTAGCTAAGTCAACAGGCTCTGGGTACAGTTAGAGACCCTGTCACGAAAAAGAAGGTAGCCATCAAGGAAGACCCAACCTTCACATACATCTAGACCATCAATGACTTCCCAgtgtctggcacatagtaggtactcagtaaatatttacagaaataaaagtcTAAGCAGGACTACAGACAGTCTAAGATGTGGGTATACACAGGAAGGCTCACAACACCCACAACCAGCAAGCAGACTCTCCACATGAGCGCATGTACTGTATGGTATGTTCAGAATATTCTGGTGCTCTCAGAGCTGGCCATTTGCCATAGGTTACAGGTACAAGTAGATAACAAGGCAATACCTTCTCTGAGGGACCTCTCAGCCTGCCTTCATCTAGAGTCAAAAAGATTGGAGGACAGGGAGGGCAGAATCGTGTGAGCCCATCTGAGATGGAGAGATTCCGAAACACCTCTGGGAAGGAAGTGGTTCTTTCTCAGAGTTAGACATTTCTTTGTTGAAGCCCTAGTTACTGAGTTGAGGCAACAGCTCTAGATAGAGATAAGGGTTAGCAGAGCATAGCTTGGATGACTGACTGGGGACAAAgcggtggtggtggagggggaggCTAGGGCAGGAGGTGCGTGACCCACTTATTCACCCCACAGGAAGCCTCTGTTCTCATCCCAAATGCTGACCTGGGGTGAGGAGATACCATTCCAGGCAGACCCAGCCTGCCCCGCTTGCAATCACAGATCCAAGCTTGATCCACAAGAGTTCAAGCTATGCCTTGGCTGTTCTCTGCCTTTGCCTGTAGCATTGCATTCTCAAAACTATTGCCAGCTCTATATATCTGCCGGGCTACCCATGGGGCCTATTTACCAGTTTCTCAGCTTTTGCTTGTGCCCCTTGTTTCTGGCCAGAATGGACTTCCACTAGGGGCTTGGGGACTCACCATAGCTTCAGGGGGTGATGTGGCTTCAGGGGGTGAGTGGGCTCTGAGCTTAGGCTGCTGCTTTGAGGAAGTATCTGTGGTTTCTGCTCCACTGACTGACACATCAAATAGGGgctgttggggtggggagggcagaggaggaaggaggcggAGATGGCCTGTCTGTCCCCTCCTTGTTCCTGCCTGCCTACTATTGTCCCCAAGCTCAGGTCAACATACCTAAGCACATCTCTAATGCACACAGTTACTAGCCGTCACTAGCCTCTTGATTCCCTATTGTCCCCTTTACTACTTAACACTTTGGGGTCTCCAAAGAAGCAGGCCAAGCCCAAACTCAGGACAGCCAAAGGGACAAAGTACCCGAGTGGGGATGATACAGTTTGCTCTGGGGCTTAGGAAGTCTCTGAAAAGAATTAGAGCTAGGATATGGCTGGTGCAATGGTGAGGACATATCTGTCGTCCTGTGTTGCTTCATCTACCTTCCTTGTTTCGACACATGTACTCTCAACAGGACTTCCCTATTCAGGTAACAAATGCTCACCAGCCAGGCCTGGGTACCTAGCATAAGGCTCGACTGGGATAGATTGGGGTAAGGTGGGGTATAAGAATGAATGGCAGCAGATAGtcaaagatagcactgcttggaggagtgcaccttataaggcaaagaggaaaaaaaaccccgCTGGATACACCGCCTAAACGAAGACAGTATAACCTTGGATATGACA
It contains:
- the Pram1 gene encoding PML-RARA-regulated adapter molecule 1: MGSNQDFRNLQAKFQASQEPGEPSRKPIKPEFNKLLKKFPQTELSEQPRKASQSELSTVSLKPLQLQFADIPKKASQSEGLRKSPQPEFKDFPRKPLYPEFTGLKKPSQDEFTDSKKPPQPQFASLPKPSQPEFTNLPKKLPKLEFGELPKKSPQLEAPQEPSISTQKPLISELSNPARPPVELKPTFPKKFWQPESSEAPLKSLPFESSTFPKKPLQPQAVGSSRKSLTQVESSEVPQTSKPGSSEFYPHLPEPDISTFPKKSLQSELNENFKKSPSLQATGCTQSPQQPMSYEVPQTPSWKPESCNPPSYSLQPDFHALPKKHPQLQLSDLTRTSSEPEVCKFPKKPQQPAPKVLPKKPSEQELGHLPRTSSEPEFSSLPRKFLQPQHGKFFQPDFPKGLPRKPKLPGSECSLPSAFEGSSPQFPLSPGYGVSGIPNWRSEDFQVQHPPQRRPLPSASSLGSPPAKPPLPPVPINIQSFRRASATATAVLKTGSSGTHFPAQPQQTMQNPDEIYELYDAVEATSDSSLSPRGRDGVPSTQQATRWPQQDAELRKNATQLQQLPPTDLKLLKQIRKAEKAEREFRKKFKFEGEIVIQTKMMIDPNAKTRRGGGKHLGIRRGEILEVIEFTNKDEMLCRDPKGKYGYVPRTALLPLETEVYDDVSFGDPLDNQPFPQGQ